One part of the [Synechococcus] sp. NIES-970 genome encodes these proteins:
- a CDS encoding PfkB domain protein — translation MSARGLFVGLITGDLIYRVTRVPQTNEKIVATTDCFAAGGPATNGAIAFQGLGSQGKLWGALGRDALSHLLREEIQAWGVEIVAGDQDQLRPPLSSILVTAATGERAVISRNAQGAVLPIPDNLVDFLMGIDIVLIDGHQMSLSAAIARLVQAQKISVVVDGGSWKSGFETVLCHADYVICSANFYPPGCVNSTQVVQYLQAFKPQAIAITRGEKPILWWQGERTGQIEVPTTNVVDTLGAGDIFHGAFCHYILQQDFPQALRSAAAVASYSCGFFGTRAWLKGDRFRGQEPIADR, via the coding sequence ATGTCCGCACGGGGATTATTTGTTGGGCTGATCACGGGAGATCTCATCTATCGCGTTACCCGCGTGCCCCAGACTAATGAAAAAATTGTTGCCACCACAGATTGTTTTGCCGCAGGCGGCCCAGCGACCAATGGGGCGATCGCCTTCCAGGGTTTAGGCTCCCAGGGTAAACTTTGGGGGGCTCTGGGCAGGGATGCCTTAAGTCACCTCCTCCGGGAAGAAATCCAGGCCTGGGGGGTCGAAATTGTGGCCGGGGATCAAGATCAGTTGAGACCACCACTATCGTCTATTTTGGTGACGGCGGCGACGGGGGAACGGGCGGTGATTTCCCGCAATGCCCAGGGGGCAGTGTTGCCGATTCCAGACAATTTAGTCGACTTTTTGATGGGGATCGATATCGTGTTAATTGATGGTCACCAAATGTCTCTGTCGGCGGCGATCGCCCGACTCGTCCAGGCCCAAAAGATTTCGGTGGTGGTGGATGGCGGCAGTTGGAAATCTGGGTTTGAAACGGTGCTGTGCCATGCAGATTATGTGATTTGTTCAGCGAATTTTTATCCTCCCGGCTGTGTAAATTCAACTCAGGTCGTCCAATATTTACAGGCATTTAAGCCCCAGGCGATCGCCATTACCCGAGGTGAAAAACCCATTCTCTGGTGGCAGGGGGAGCGCACAGGCCAGATTGAAGTTCCCACAACAAATGTGGTGGATACCCTCGGGGCTGGGGATATTTTCCATGGGGCTTTTTGCCATTACATTCTGCAACAGGACTTTCCCCAGGCACTCCGCTCAGCGGCAGCGGTGGCTAGCTATAGTTGCGGCTTCTTTGGCACAAGGGCTTGGTTAAAAGGCGATCGCTTCCGGGGCCAGGAGCCAATCGCAGATCGTTAA
- a CDS encoding FAD dependent oxidoreductase, putative, with amino-acid sequence MTERVVILGAGVVGAAIAYELSRLKKFEITILDTGSPAEGSTGAALGVLMGIISRKTKGRAWTLRRRSMERFPQLLAELAAAGQPVPHNPHGILKLIREPEELEKGDRLREIRQASGWELAVWDQGTIQQQCPQVQAENIAGGIFSPQDFQVQPVPLTKALLAVAQQNGVRCQSGIAQPMLQCQGQRCQQVVTEQAAYPCDWLIVSAGLGSLEITKSLTETLSLGPVLGQAFQLRVPLDLEIPQTFQPVVSFEDVHVVPLGQGEYWVGATVEFPDDTGEISSDEELAQAVLQKAIAFYPVLKKAEIVRHWSGKRPRPNGQGAPVLKGLAGYENILLATGHYRNGVLLAPATALTICDWLLAPEAIAF; translated from the coding sequence ATGACAGAGCGAGTCGTGATCCTGGGGGCCGGGGTTGTGGGGGCGGCGATCGCCTACGAACTGAGCCGCTTAAAAAAGTTTGAAATTACGATTCTCGATACGGGATCACCGGCAGAGGGCTCGACGGGGGCCGCCCTGGGGGTGCTGATGGGGATCATTAGTCGCAAAACCAAGGGCCGGGCCTGGACCTTGCGCCGCCGTAGCATGGAACGTTTCCCGCAGCTCCTGGCGGAATTAGCTGCTGCGGGTCAGCCTGTGCCCCACAATCCCCACGGCATTTTAAAGCTGATCCGAGAACCTGAGGAGCTGGAAAAAGGCGATCGCCTCCGGGAAATTCGTCAGGCATCCGGCTGGGAATTGGCCGTCTGGGATCAAGGCACAATTCAGCAACAGTGCCCCCAGGTGCAAGCAGAGAACATCGCTGGTGGCATTTTTTCTCCCCAGGATTTCCAGGTGCAGCCTGTGCCCTTGACCAAAGCCCTCCTTGCTGTGGCCCAACAAAATGGAGTGCGCTGTCAGTCTGGCATTGCCCAACCGATGCTCCAATGCCAGGGACAGCGTTGCCAGCAGGTCGTGACAGAGCAAGCGGCCTACCCATGTGATTGGCTCATTGTCTCAGCAGGGTTGGGTTCTCTAGAAATTACAAAATCGCTGACGGAAACCCTTTCCTTAGGGCCAGTGCTAGGACAGGCCTTTCAGTTGCGCGTCCCCCTTGACTTAGAAATACCCCAGACTTTTCAGCCCGTGGTTAGCTTTGAAGATGTCCATGTCGTTCCCCTCGGCCAGGGGGAATATTGGGTCGGGGCAACGGTGGAATTTCCCGATGATACCGGTGAAATTTCCTCTGATGAAGAACTTGCTCAGGCGGTATTACAGAAGGCGATCGCCTTCTACCCAGTATTGAAAAAAGCCGAAATTGTCCGTCACTGGTCTGGTAAACGGCCCCGCCCCAACGGTCAAGGGGCACCAGTTCTCAAGGGTTTAGCCGGTTACGAAAATATTCTCTTGGCCACGGGCCATTACCGCAATGGTGTTTTGTTGGCCCCTGCAACGGCATTAACGATCTGCGATTGGCTCCTGGCCCCGGAAGCGATCGCCTTTTAA
- a CDS encoding hypothetical protein (conserved hypothetical protein), translating to MMTASPSIPPVDFRSKLVNGILAIRPIATFAKNRARAMMIQRAEKLGVPWRQNVETLQRRDWRGELAAVENPALSYPSYYLTSFHAYDEGNLGWEPALEVESAAYSVHSTLFGEPNIEGDALLRESYHQILKFNIDLSPQKILDIGCSVGMSTEALKKTFPEAELTGVDLSPYFLAVAKYRTAAQGENFTWCHAPGEDTQLPAQSFDLVSCSLIFHELPQTAAIALFQEAKRLLKPGGYFAMMDMNPQAEVYKKMPPYILTLLKSTEPYLDQYFSLDVATELQWAGFEAPFIQENTPRHRTVIAKVQA from the coding sequence ATGATGACTGCGAGTCCTTCTATTCCACCGGTTGATTTCCGCTCTAAGCTGGTCAATGGCATTTTAGCAATTCGACCGATCGCCACCTTTGCGAAAAACCGTGCCCGGGCGATGATGATCCAACGGGCTGAGAAGTTGGGGGTTCCCTGGCGACAAAATGTGGAAACCCTACAACGGCGAGATTGGCGAGGGGAGCTGGCTGCCGTCGAAAATCCGGCCCTGAGCTATCCGTCCTATTACCTCACGTCCTTCCATGCCTATGACGAGGGTAATTTAGGTTGGGAGCCTGCCTTAGAAGTTGAATCAGCCGCCTATTCTGTCCATTCGACTTTGTTCGGAGAACCGAATATCGAAGGGGATGCACTCCTGCGGGAAAGTTATCACCAAATTTTGAAATTTAATATTGACCTCAGCCCCCAGAAAATCTTGGATATTGGCTGTAGCGTAGGCATGAGTACAGAGGCGCTCAAAAAAACGTTCCCAGAAGCTGAGTTGACGGGGGTTGATTTATCACCCTATTTCTTGGCGGTGGCGAAATATCGCACGGCGGCTCAAGGCGAAAATTTCACCTGGTGCCACGCCCCTGGGGAAGATACCCAACTGCCTGCTCAGTCCTTTGATTTGGTGTCCTGTTCGTTAATTTTCCATGAGCTGCCCCAGACGGCGGCGATCGCCCTTTTTCAGGAAGCAAAACGCTTACTCAAGCCCGGTGGTTATTTTGCGATGATGGACATGAACCCCCAGGCGGAAGTTTATAAAAAGATGCCCCCCTATATCTTGACGCTGCTGAAGAGTACGGAGCCCTATTTAGATCAATATTTCAGCCTGGATGTGGCCACAGAATTGCAATGGGCCGGGTTTGAAGCGCCCTTTATCCAGGAAAATACCCCCCGTCACCGCACAGTGATCGCCAAGGTGCAGGCCTAA
- a CDS encoding hypothetical protein (conserved hypothetical protein) translates to MIFNSDFFPTDVNEQTANNLMEYLQQQNPDVLARVAQSASSEIKDLIAHNVRGLIGVLPPDDFQVSITTDRENLANLLASAMMTGYFLGQMEQRMNLEDSLIASGSLQRELDFE, encoded by the coding sequence ATGATTTTCAACTCTGACTTTTTTCCCACCGATGTTAACGAACAGACCGCCAACAATTTGATGGAATACTTGCAACAGCAAAATCCAGATGTCTTGGCGCGGGTTGCTCAGTCTGCAAGCTCGGAGATAAAAGATCTGATTGCTCATAATGTCAGAGGTCTGATTGGAGTTTTACCCCCAGATGATTTTCAGGTGAGTATCACCACAGACCGCGAAAATTTAGCAAATCTCCTCGCTTCTGCCATGATGACAGGCTACTTTCTCGGACAGATGGAACAGCGCATGAACCTCGAAGATAGCTTGATTGCATCTGGCTCCCTCCAGCGGGAATTAGATTTTGAGTAA
- a CDS encoding 30S ribosomal protein S1 like protein, which translates to MTAEPNPAIAFSMDDFEHALTEHDYHFEQGQVVTGKIFDHLSDGVLVDIGGKSPGFAPTQEALLSGETDTHTALPVGESVEFLIIRGQNAEGQVTLSRRKLAEQRVWAELAQAAEAGASVQIRITGSNRGGITGDVRGLRGFIPNSHLVDKNIDNLMGQLLTVNFLEFDQERRKLVLSQRYAAQAEIMRRLSIGSLVSGKIANIKPYGVFVDLDGTTGLLHRSQISEKSLGQLEDFFTIGQEIRVLIADIEESSNRISLSLQALEKFPGEVIEKFEELQANADERVEAARKKLNITV; encoded by the coding sequence ATGACTGCAGAGCCCAATCCCGCGATCGCCTTTTCCATGGATGACTTTGAGCATGCCCTAACCGAACACGACTATCACTTTGAACAGGGGCAAGTGGTGACAGGCAAAATTTTTGATCATCTATCCGATGGCGTCCTGGTGGATATTGGCGGAAAGTCTCCCGGGTTTGCCCCCACCCAGGAAGCGCTCCTCTCCGGCGAAACCGATACCCACACCGCTCTCCCCGTCGGTGAAAGCGTCGAATTTCTGATTATCCGTGGTCAAAATGCCGAAGGACAAGTCACCCTTTCCCGGCGGAAATTAGCCGAACAGCGAGTTTGGGCAGAACTGGCCCAAGCAGCCGAGGCAGGTGCTTCCGTGCAGATACGCATTACCGGCAGTAACCGTGGTGGCATCACCGGAGATGTCCGAGGGCTCCGGGGCTTTATCCCCAACTCCCACCTTGTGGACAAAAATATCGACAACCTCATGGGCCAACTCCTGACAGTCAACTTTCTCGAATTTGACCAAGAAAGACGCAAACTCGTGCTTTCCCAGCGCTACGCTGCCCAAGCAGAAATTATGCGCCGCCTCTCCATTGGCTCTCTGGTCAGTGGGAAAATCGCTAACATTAAACCCTACGGTGTATTTGTCGACCTCGATGGCACGACTGGCCTGCTCCACCGTAGTCAAATCAGCGAAAAATCTCTCGGACAATTAGAAGACTTTTTTACAATCGGCCAAGAGATCCGGGTTTTGATTGCAGACATCGAAGAAAGCAGCAACCGCATTTCCCTTTCTTTGCAAGCTCTTGAAAAGTTCCCCGGTGAAGTCATTGAAAAGTTTGAAGAACTCCAAGCTAATGCTGATGAGCGGGTTGAAGCTGCCCGGAAAAAGCTCAATATCACTGTCTAG
- a CDS encoding two-component response regulator: MVAPSPTILVVEDEDSIRELIVTLLIAEDYQVLEAENGQIGVGIAIENRPDLIICDIMMPGLDGYGVLEILQADPETETIPFIFLTAKGTKENIRQGMNLGADDYLTKPFTTHELLDAIKTRLRKQRSWQGHFQQQEGDRQGINYTVTHDPVTQLPNQLALRDDLNRLLRQWDPLIQQNGDPHAQWQLPIFYLSIDRFEKINELFGYQFGNIVLKHIVRQLVITVPEEAYLACLNYTDFVLVYPPGCEIAEIDLNRMAEQILTAFGSPLAINNQKVLISWHIGMCTMPYQEYNFDKYLNQAKQAMEVARQRGNTNYYSCFQEAQVKANHQSLLLDAALYEAIQQHQLTLYYQPKICVKTGKIAGAEALIRWFHPELGMISPAQFIPLAEQNGLIGSIGEWVFRAACHQAQIWNTQGIPCPKIAVNLSGRQFYQTNLVDNLLDITKTYGIDPVQLELEVTESTLISDVDLAIAHLQVLKNRGFSIAIDDFGTGYSSLSYLQNFPFDILKIDRCFVQNVDRNITNSTIVKHIIMMAKQLKLTTVAEGVETIAELEFLKAQHCDEIQGFLFSPPIPVNTFTAMLQTDQNFFQQLKPH, encoded by the coding sequence ATGGTCGCCCCCTCCCCTACAATTTTGGTGGTTGAAGACGAAGATTCCATTCGGGAACTAATTGTCACCCTCCTCATTGCCGAGGATTACCAAGTCCTCGAAGCCGAAAATGGCCAGATCGGTGTGGGAATCGCCATTGAAAACCGCCCGGATTTAATCATCTGTGACATTATGATGCCGGGGTTAGATGGCTATGGTGTCTTAGAAATTCTCCAGGCTGATCCAGAAACAGAGACAATTCCCTTCATTTTTTTGACCGCAAAAGGCACAAAGGAAAATATTCGTCAGGGGATGAACCTCGGTGCCGATGATTATCTCACGAAGCCTTTTACGACCCATGAGCTCCTAGATGCTATTAAAACCCGTTTGCGAAAACAACGGTCTTGGCAGGGACATTTTCAGCAGCAGGAAGGCGATCGCCAAGGAATTAACTACACCGTCACCCATGATCCCGTCACCCAGCTCCCCAATCAACTGGCCCTCCGCGATGACCTCAACCGCCTCCTGAGGCAATGGGATCCGCTCATCCAACAGAATGGGGATCCGCACGCTCAATGGCAATTGCCAATTTTTTATCTCAGCATTGACCGCTTTGAAAAAATCAACGAGTTATTTGGCTATCAATTTGGCAATATTGTTCTCAAACACATCGTGCGCCAACTGGTCATCACCGTACCAGAAGAAGCTTATCTTGCTTGTCTGAATTACACGGATTTTGTGTTGGTCTATCCCCCCGGTTGTGAGATCGCCGAAATTGACCTGAACCGAATGGCAGAACAGATTCTCACTGCTTTTGGGAGTCCTTTAGCGATTAATAACCAAAAGGTTTTGATCAGTTGGCACATTGGCATGTGTACCATGCCCTACCAAGAATATAACTTTGACAAATATCTCAACCAAGCAAAACAGGCGATGGAAGTGGCGCGTCAACGGGGTAACACCAACTATTATTCCTGTTTCCAAGAAGCCCAGGTCAAGGCCAATCACCAAAGTTTGCTCCTCGATGCCGCCCTCTATGAGGCCATCCAGCAGCATCAGTTGACCCTGTACTATCAGCCTAAGATTTGCGTCAAAACAGGTAAGATCGCCGGAGCAGAAGCGTTGATTCGCTGGTTCCATCCAGAATTAGGGATGATTTCCCCTGCTCAATTCATCCCCCTCGCGGAACAAAACGGCTTAATTGGGAGTATCGGTGAATGGGTTTTTCGGGCCGCCTGTCACCAAGCCCAGATCTGGAATACCCAAGGGATTCCCTGCCCTAAAATTGCCGTTAATCTTTCTGGACGGCAATTTTATCAAACGAATCTCGTTGACAATCTTCTGGATATTACCAAAACCTATGGTATTGACCCTGTACAGTTAGAGTTGGAGGTGACCGAAAGCACATTGATCTCAGATGTGGATCTGGCGATCGCCCACCTGCAAGTCCTAAAAAATCGTGGCTTTTCCATTGCGATCGACGACTTTGGCACCGGCTACTCTTCCCTGAGCTATCTCCAAAATTTCCCCTTCGACATCCTCAAAATAGACCGCTGTTTCGTCCAAAATGTTGACCGCAATATCACCAACTCCACCATCGTCAAGCACATCATTATGATGGCTAAGCAACTCAAGCTCACTACCGTTGCCGAAGGAGTTGAAACTATCGCTGAGCTCGAATTTCTCAAGGCCCAACATTGCGACGAAATTCAAGGGTTTTTATTTAGCCCTCCCATCCCTGTCAACACCTTCACCGCCATGCTCCAGACAGACCAGAATTTTTTTCAGCAACTGAAGCCCCACTAA
- a CDS encoding two-component hybrid sensor and regulator gives MQYNPALIKALGDIVYERCLKTGAIIWHGDFTKVLGYSDAEIGNHGQDWLKRLYPEDQPKALVSLERAYTQGEAYDLEYRFQHRDGSYLWIQDRGVPKEPFLDQENFWVVGVMRDISDRKQVELDMHNALMREKELNQLKTRFIDIASHEFRTPLTSILGFTELLEQYSHKFDPEAQRRHLQRIKDAAQRLQALVDDVLSVSRVDAGQLIFDPAPVHLEPLCHAIIEELQVVFDHTHPIVLDFDPQLKGDRPLLPILDSKIIRHILSNLLSNALKYSFPGEAIGLMISCQDEQITMMITDRGIGIPPADLQHLFEPFHRAQNVGKIPGTGLGLHIVKRYIDLHNGTIMVASVVNSGSTFRVNIPCAFVGNA, from the coding sequence ATGCAATACAATCCCGCCCTCATCAAAGCCCTTGGCGATATTGTCTATGAACGTTGTTTAAAGACAGGGGCGATCATTTGGCACGGAGATTTCACTAAAGTTTTGGGCTATTCTGATGCAGAAATTGGCAACCATGGCCAGGATTGGCTCAAGCGACTCTACCCTGAAGATCAGCCTAAAGCCCTCGTCAGCCTTGAACGAGCCTACACCCAAGGAGAAGCCTATGACTTGGAATACCGCTTCCAACACCGTGATGGCTCTTACCTCTGGATCCAAGACCGGGGTGTCCCCAAGGAACCATTCCTGGACCAAGAAAATTTTTGGGTCGTGGGGGTGATGCGGGATATCAGCGATCGCAAACAGGTGGAATTGGATATGCATAATGCCCTGATGCGGGAAAAAGAGCTCAACCAGCTGAAAACCCGATTTATTGACATCGCCTCCCATGAATTTCGTACGCCACTCACTTCGATTCTGGGCTTTACGGAACTTTTAGAGCAGTATTCGCACAAATTCGACCCGGAGGCCCAACGTCGCCACCTCCAACGCATTAAAGATGCAGCCCAGCGTCTCCAAGCCCTGGTAGATGATGTGCTTTCGGTCAGTCGTGTAGATGCAGGTCAGTTGATCTTTGATCCGGCCCCCGTTCACTTAGAGCCCCTCTGTCACGCAATCATTGAGGAGTTGCAGGTTGTTTTTGACCACACCCATCCCATTGTGCTGGACTTTGATCCGCAGCTCAAAGGCGATCGCCCCCTCCTCCCTATCCTCGATAGCAAGATCATCCGTCATATTCTCTCTAATCTATTATCCAATGCCCTTAAATACTCGTTTCCCGGAGAGGCGATCGGTCTCATGATTAGTTGTCAAGACGAACAAATTACGATGATGATCACCGACCGGGGTATCGGCATCCCCCCAGCCGATCTACAACACCTTTTCGAGCCTTTTCATCGGGCCCAAAATGTCGGTAAAATTCCTGGGACTGGGCTTGGCCTACATATTGTGAAACGCTACATCGACTTACACAATGGTACGATCATGGTTGCAAGTGTAGTCAATTCGGGGAGCACTTTTCGTGTGAACATTCCCTGTGCCTTCGTCGGCAACGCCTAA